One segment of Planctomycetota bacterium DNA contains the following:
- the dxr gene encoding 1-deoxy-D-xylulose-5-phosphate reductoisomerase, which translates to MAATRPAQRLIVLGSTGSIGASTLEVVSHFASMPPSANAPQFQIVGLAAGRNAPSLAKQARDFQVPNLALLDAEAAKQLKGFDSVRSGPDAALQLIRDIARPGDLVVAAMVGFAGLAPTLLALERGCTVALANKETLVAAGSLMTAAAKRAGTLLLPVDSEHSGLAQCLRSGAREEITRVVLTASGGPFRTWSHERTAGATVEEALNHPTWKMGPKVTIDSATLMNKALEIIEAHWLFDLPAERIDAIVHPQSVVHAMIEYADGSVIAQMSPPDMKLPIQAALCWPQRHPGVAKKLDWSALKALDFHAIDHERFPAVELARQVIRQGGTAGVTLNAANEVAVEAFLNHEIRFGEIGRIIQRTMKALPARPIQHLSDVEAADREARRHARTLVDAAANLQAKRPEAARPR; encoded by the coding sequence ATGGCCGCGACTCGACCTGCGCAACGGTTGATCGTGCTCGGCTCGACGGGCTCCATTGGAGCCAGCACGCTCGAGGTCGTCTCTCATTTCGCGTCGATGCCCCCATCCGCGAACGCACCCCAATTTCAGATCGTCGGCCTCGCCGCCGGACGCAACGCACCCAGCCTCGCCAAGCAGGCCCGCGATTTCCAGGTTCCCAACCTCGCCCTGCTGGATGCCGAGGCCGCAAAACAACTCAAGGGCTTCGACTCGGTCCGCAGCGGACCCGACGCCGCGCTGCAATTGATCCGGGACATCGCGCGCCCGGGCGACCTGGTCGTCGCGGCGATGGTGGGATTCGCGGGGCTCGCTCCCACGCTGCTGGCGCTGGAGCGCGGATGCACCGTGGCGCTGGCGAACAAGGAAACTCTCGTGGCCGCCGGCTCATTGATGACGGCTGCCGCCAAGCGCGCCGGAACCCTTCTTCTGCCCGTCGACAGCGAGCACAGCGGTCTGGCCCAGTGTCTGCGCAGCGGCGCCCGCGAGGAGATCACCCGCGTGGTGCTCACCGCCAGCGGCGGGCCCTTCCGGACCTGGTCGCACGAACGGACCGCCGGCGCGACCGTCGAGGAGGCGCTGAACCATCCCACCTGGAAGATGGGGCCCAAGGTCACCATCGACAGCGCGACCCTGATGAACAAGGCGCTGGAGATCATCGAGGCGCACTGGCTCTTCGATCTGCCCGCCGAGCGCATCGACGCGATCGTGCATCCGCAAAGCGTGGTGCACGCCATGATCGAGTACGCCGATGGAAGCGTGATCGCGCAGATGTCGCCGCCTGACATGAAGCTGCCGATCCAGGCCGCGCTCTGCTGGCCGCAGCGCCATCCCGGCGTCGCCAAGAAACTGGACTGGAGCGCCCTCAAGGCGCTCGACTTCCACGCCATCGACCATGAGCGCTTCCCCGCCGTCGAGCTGGCCCGCCAAGTCATCCGCCAGGGCGGCACGGCCGGCGTCACCCTGAACGCCGCCAACGAGGTCGCGGTCGAGGCCTTCCTGAATCACGAGATCCGCTTCGGCGAGATCGGCCGCATCATCCAGAGGACCATGAAAGCCCTGCCGGCGCGCCCGATCCAGCACTTGAGCGACGTCGAGGCCGCCGACCGCGAGGCCCGGCGCCACGCGCGAACCCTGGTCGACGCCGCGGCGAACCTCCAGGCGAAGCGGCCCGAGGCCGCCCGTCCCCGGTAA